In Paenibacillus sp. BIC5C1, a genomic segment contains:
- the metE gene encoding 5-methyltetrahydropteroyltriglutamate--homocysteine S-methyltransferase, with protein sequence MAKSSVLGYPRIGADREWKKALEAFWSGKLEETEFQARLQEIRLNHLRKQQEKGIDLIPVNDFSYYDHILDTAVMFGILPKRFAYDGGAVPLSVYYGIARGTKDAAASEMTKWFNTNYHYIVPELDDASPALTENKPLIAYREAKEKLGIEGKPVLVGPLTFLKLSKGYDKSETNAWLDRLLPLYVQVLQELANEGVQWVQIDEPILVTKTSDADLELLSKIYETFASAVPGLNIMLQTYFESVENYSSIVALPVQGIGLDFVHGATGNIQSIQTSGFPADKVLGAGVIDGRGIWKASLPGKLKLLDELAELVTPERLIVQSSCSLLHVPVTTARETKLTSELKNALAFADEKLDEIVLLTKALSSRNAEIIAEIENSDRTIQALQQSEERNRVAVQEAVATLSVQQPERSRPFAERHIAQQDKWKLPLFPTTTIGSFPQSAEVRKARQLWRKGELNNEQYAAFIRDQIDIWIKIQEEIEIDVLVHGEFERTDMVEFFGEKLAGFAFTQFGWVQSYGSRCVKPPIIFGDVAFTGEMTVEETKYAQSQTKRPVKGMLTGPITIMNWSFVREDIPREHIAYQLAYALRQEVEALEQAGIGMIQVDEPAVREGLPLKENEQADYLAWAVKAFRISTCTVQDTTQIHTHMCYCEFHDMIDSIEAMDADVISIETSRSHGELIHSFELNTYKLGIGLGVYDIHSPRVPSVDEMTNMIERALRVLDPKLFWINPDCGLKTRGLEETVASLRNMVDATKIAREKHVATTV encoded by the coding sequence ATGGCAAAAAGCAGCGTATTGGGATATCCACGAATTGGTGCGGATCGGGAATGGAAAAAAGCCTTGGAAGCATTCTGGTCAGGCAAGCTCGAAGAAACAGAGTTTCAAGCAAGATTGCAGGAGATTCGGTTAAATCATCTGCGCAAGCAGCAAGAAAAAGGTATTGATCTTATTCCTGTCAATGATTTCAGTTACTATGATCACATTCTGGATACTGCCGTTATGTTCGGAATTCTTCCAAAACGGTTTGCATATGACGGTGGCGCTGTACCTTTGTCCGTCTATTACGGAATTGCCCGGGGAACGAAAGATGCAGCAGCAAGTGAAATGACAAAATGGTTTAACACGAACTATCACTATATCGTACCTGAACTGGACGACGCTTCCCCTGCTCTTACGGAAAATAAACCCCTTATTGCTTATCGTGAAGCCAAAGAAAAGCTTGGCATTGAAGGCAAACCGGTTCTTGTCGGTCCATTGACCTTCCTGAAACTGTCCAAAGGATACGATAAATCCGAAACGAATGCTTGGCTGGACCGCTTGCTTCCGCTCTATGTACAAGTGCTTCAAGAGCTTGCAAATGAAGGAGTTCAGTGGGTACAGATTGACGAGCCAATCCTCGTTACCAAAACAAGTGACGCTGACCTAGAGCTGCTGAGTAAAATTTATGAGACGTTTGCATCTGCTGTACCGGGTCTGAACATTATGCTGCAAACCTACTTTGAATCCGTAGAGAACTATAGCAGCATTGTTGCCCTGCCGGTTCAAGGTATCGGACTTGATTTTGTACACGGAGCCACAGGTAACATTCAGTCCATTCAAACGTCCGGTTTCCCAGCGGATAAAGTTTTGGGTGCTGGGGTTATTGACGGCCGCGGGATCTGGAAAGCCTCTTTGCCAGGAAAACTGAAGCTGTTGGATGAACTGGCTGAACTCGTAACACCTGAACGTTTAATCGTGCAATCCTCATGCAGCTTGCTTCATGTTCCGGTAACGACAGCACGTGAAACTAAACTCACATCCGAACTGAAAAATGCTCTGGCCTTTGCAGATGAAAAGTTGGACGAGATCGTTCTTCTGACAAAAGCATTGTCTTCAAGAAACGCTGAAATCATCGCTGAAATTGAAAATTCTGATCGTACGATCCAGGCTCTCCAGCAATCCGAAGAGCGCAATCGTGTTGCTGTTCAAGAAGCCGTGGCAACACTCAGCGTTCAACAGCCGGAACGTTCCCGTCCGTTTGCCGAGCGTCATATCGCGCAGCAGGACAAATGGAAATTGCCACTTTTCCCGACAACGACTATCGGCAGCTTCCCACAATCCGCAGAAGTGCGTAAAGCACGTCAATTGTGGCGCAAGGGTGAGTTGAACAATGAGCAGTATGCTGCTTTCATCCGGGATCAAATTGATATCTGGATCAAAATTCAGGAAGAGATTGAGATTGATGTTCTCGTGCATGGTGAGTTTGAGCGTACCGACATGGTAGAGTTCTTTGGCGAAAAACTTGCAGGGTTTGCCTTCACACAATTTGGATGGGTACAATCATACGGTTCCCGTTGCGTAAAACCACCAATTATTTTCGGAGACGTTGCATTTACCGGAGAAATGACCGTTGAAGAAACCAAATACGCACAGTCCCAAACAAAACGTCCTGTAAAAGGAATGCTCACCGGACCGATCACCATCATGAACTGGTCATTTGTACGTGAAGACATCCCGCGCGAGCACATCGCATATCAATTGGCGTATGCACTGAGACAAGAAGTCGAAGCACTGGAGCAAGCAGGTATTGGCATGATCCAGGTCGATGAGCCAGCGGTTCGCGAAGGACTGCCGTTGAAGGAAAACGAGCAAGCCGATTATCTGGCTTGGGCTGTCAAAGCTTTCCGTATCTCCACTTGCACGGTTCAAGACACGACTCAAATTCATACACATATGTGCTATTGCGAATTCCATGACATGATCGATTCCATCGAAGCGATGGATGCCGATGTTATTTCGATCGAGACATCCCGTAGTCACGGTGAACTGATTCACAGCTTTGAGTTGAACACGTATAAACTGGGCATCGGACTTGGCGTATACGATATCCATAGCCCACGTGTTCCAAGTGTGGATGAAATGACGAACATGATCGAACGCGCCTTGCGTGTATTGGATCCTAAACTGTTCTGGATTAATCCGGATTGCGGTCTCAAAACTCGTGGACTCGAAGAAACCGTTGCTTCCTTGCGCAACATGGTTGATGCAACTAAGATTGCTCGTGAAAAGCACGTTGCAACAACGGTTTAA
- a CDS encoding DMT family transporter: MVAYFLLGLAIVSEVFGSSMMKLSNGFQKKLPIVGLVLGMGTAFFCLSLALKTIPLGTAYATWSGVGTALTALVGIVFYKESVNLRKISALILIIAGVVIMKLAHS, translated from the coding sequence ATGGTTGCATATTTTTTATTGGGATTGGCGATTGTATCTGAAGTTTTTGGTAGTTCCATGATGAAATTATCAAATGGATTCCAAAAGAAACTTCCGATAGTAGGATTGGTTTTGGGAATGGGTACAGCGTTCTTTTGTCTTTCTCTGGCGTTAAAAACCATTCCGCTTGGTACCGCATATGCAACGTGGTCGGGTGTGGGAACTGCTCTTACAGCACTCGTTGGTATCGTGTTTTATAAAGAGAGCGTGAACCTCAGAAAAATCTCAGCATTAATTTTAATCATTGCTGGGGTTGTCATTATGAAATTGGCTCATAGCTGA
- a CDS encoding alpha/beta hydrolase, with the protein MMRVTTKMIDKQLRVKGKLIDLLMKSSHEEKWLNSMRKIKKRSDATAGKDIDGLQCSEEWIPRTSDGSKIRVRIYKPLHPKGNAPGVLWIHGGGYAMGNPEQFGATYKKLINASHCVVVAPDYQLSIDAPYPAALNDCYDTLLWMKSHVKELGIREDQLMVGGESAGGGLTAALTLYARDKGEVNIAYQMPLYPMIDDRMITESAKDNNAPIWNSDYNQWAWTLYLGELAGKDVPSYAAAARATDYSNLPPTVTFVGDLEPFRDETIQYVENLRKAGVPVDFEIYKGCYHGFDIIQPNAEVSKKAVSVFINSFKYAVDHYFAEQTAKR; encoded by the coding sequence ATGATGAGAGTTACAACTAAAATGATTGATAAACAATTAAGAGTGAAAGGCAAACTGATTGATTTATTAATGAAATCTTCCCATGAAGAAAAGTGGCTTAACTCGATGAGGAAAATCAAAAAAAGATCGGATGCGACAGCGGGGAAAGACATCGACGGTTTACAGTGCAGTGAAGAGTGGATACCACGTACAAGTGACGGTTCCAAGATCCGTGTTCGAATTTATAAACCTCTACATCCCAAAGGAAATGCGCCAGGTGTACTTTGGATACATGGAGGGGGATATGCGATGGGAAACCCGGAGCAATTCGGGGCAACCTACAAGAAATTAATTAATGCAAGTCATTGTGTAGTCGTTGCGCCAGATTATCAATTATCGATTGATGCTCCCTATCCAGCAGCGTTAAATGATTGTTACGATACCCTTTTATGGATGAAAAGCCATGTGAAAGAACTTGGAATTAGAGAAGATCAACTCATGGTAGGTGGAGAAAGCGCTGGAGGAGGACTTACCGCCGCACTTACTCTGTATGCCAGAGATAAGGGAGAAGTGAACATTGCATATCAAATGCCACTGTATCCCATGATCGATGACAGAATGATTACTGAATCCGCTAAGGACAATAATGCCCCTATTTGGAACTCTGATTATAATCAATGGGCTTGGACATTGTATCTTGGCGAATTGGCAGGCAAGGATGTACCTTCTTATGCGGCTGCTGCCCGAGCTACCGATTACAGTAATCTTCCTCCGACTGTCACTTTTGTTGGTGATTTGGAACCATTTCGTGATGAAACGATTCAGTATGTAGAAAACTTAAGAAAAGCAGGTGTACCTGTTGATTTCGAAATCTACAAAGGCTGCTATCATGGTTTTGATATCATTCAACCCAATGCAGAAGTGAGTAAAAAGGCAGTTTCCGTTTTTATTAATTCATTTAAATACGCAGTGGATCATTATTTTGCTGAACAGACAGCAAAAAGATGA
- a CDS encoding TetR/AcrR family transcriptional regulator produces the protein MNKPSLRDIKREATTKALASAAFELAVERGLDGFIIDDLVQRAGYSRKTFANHFSCKEEAIAMAAILTTDHYEDEPLNEIIQENILPLDALYVLIKRSLTTEYVSKMRQLVSLSTQYPTLEPYLLSVLSRLQATAQETLTDLSQGRYPQGYSHLLSGAVYGAVLAIFDGSINVLLPGQGTTDSPGEMTLDQYLYDMFNYLRSGF, from the coding sequence ATGAATAAACCAAGCTTGCGTGATATCAAAAGAGAAGCAACTACCAAAGCGCTGGCCAGCGCAGCGTTTGAACTTGCGGTTGAGCGGGGATTGGATGGATTCATTATCGATGATCTCGTTCAAAGGGCCGGATACTCCAGAAAAACGTTCGCTAATCATTTTTCCTGTAAAGAAGAAGCGATAGCCATGGCGGCAATACTTACAACAGATCATTACGAAGACGAGCCATTAAATGAAATCATACAAGAAAACATACTGCCGTTGGATGCTCTATATGTGTTGATAAAGAGATCTCTAACCACAGAGTATGTTTCTAAAATGCGTCAACTCGTATCGCTTTCCACACAATATCCGACGCTTGAACCCTATCTTCTCAGCGTGCTTTCTCGTTTGCAAGCTACGGCTCAGGAAACATTAACTGATTTATCCCAGGGACGGTATCCCCAAGGATATTCCCATCTTCTTTCGGGGGCTGTATACGGTGCTGTTCTCGCAATATTTGATGGAAGTATCAACGTGCTGCTGCCAGGGCAAGGAACCACGGATTCTCCTGGGGAGATGACATTGGATCAATATTTGTATGACATGTTCAACTACTTGCGAAGCGGATTTTAG
- a CDS encoding TetR/AcrR family transcriptional regulator has protein sequence MRSNSRRHELLASASYIVEHLGMEKLTLEAVAKHAGVSKGGLLHHFPNKEAIVTAMIEEFGDSFFSELQQKSSESINEAGKWSRAYIETTFHDSKTTAALSTALLAVLFSKPELLAAYNKKNNVLQEEMLNDGIDPVNAAIIKLATDGLWFSEIFGIGILDQDIRNQVEERLMKMSFEAK, from the coding sequence TTGAGAAGTAATTCAAGACGTCATGAGCTTTTGGCATCCGCATCCTATATTGTTGAACATTTGGGCATGGAAAAATTAACGTTGGAAGCTGTAGCCAAACATGCGGGAGTAAGCAAGGGCGGATTGCTTCATCATTTCCCGAATAAAGAAGCCATCGTTACAGCTATGATCGAGGAATTCGGAGATTCGTTTTTCTCGGAACTACAGCAAAAATCGAGCGAAAGTATAAACGAAGCCGGGAAATGGAGCAGGGCATATATTGAAACAACCTTCCATGACTCCAAAACAACTGCAGCTTTGAGTACGGCACTTTTGGCCGTGTTATTTTCAAAGCCCGAATTACTTGCAGCGTACAATAAAAAAAATAACGTTCTCCAAGAAGAAATGTTAAATGATGGCATTGATCCTGTGAATGCTGCTATTATCAAATTAGCAACAGATGGGTTATGGTTTTCCGAGATTTTCGGAATTGGAATCTTGGATCAGGATATTCGAAATCAAGTGGAAGAAAGACTCAT
- a CDS encoding multidrug efflux SMR transporter has protein sequence MKGYFALAIAIIAEVFGTTMLKLSDGFTNLLPSIGLVVGMALSFYFLTMCLKTIPLSTAYAIWAGVGTAITALLGVILWNDPFNMLSGIGLILVIGGVVLLNLSKSLVQSSNASQS, from the coding sequence ATGAAAGGTTATTTCGCACTGGCCATTGCCATTATTGCTGAGGTTTTCGGTACAACCATGTTAAAATTGTCGGATGGATTCACGAATTTGCTACCTTCAATTGGACTTGTTGTTGGCATGGCATTATCATTTTATTTTTTGACAATGTGTTTGAAAACCATTCCTTTGAGCACGGCTTACGCCATATGGGCAGGTGTAGGGACAGCAATAACCGCCTTACTAGGCGTCATTTTATGGAACGATCCTTTCAACATGCTTTCGGGAATCGGACTTATTTTGGTTATCGGGGGTGTAGTACTATTAAACTTATCGAAAAGTCTCGTTCAATCATCAAACGCAAGTCAGTCATAA